From Papaver somniferum cultivar HN1 unplaced genomic scaffold, ASM357369v1 unplaced-scaffold_99, whole genome shotgun sequence, the proteins below share one genomic window:
- the LOC113346288 gene encoding 30S ribosomal protein S13, chloroplastic-like → MAQALAMPVAPSLSVIYKGGNPKNNPFTNTLTFSRSNSVKVQGLSIRCARVGGVEIPNNKRIEYSLQYIHGVGRTRARQILGDLSMTNKITKDLSEEELIIIREAVSKYTIEGDLRRFNALNIRRLKEIQCYRGVRHIQGLPCRGQRTKNNCRTLKGKRVAIAGKKKAPR, encoded by the exons ATGGCTCAAGCATTGGCAATGCCAGTAGCTCCTTCACTTTCAGTTATCTACAaaggaggaaaccctaaaaacaatccTTTCACCAACACACTCACTTTCTCAAGGTCCAATTCTGTTAAG GTACAAGGTTTAAGTATCAGATGTGCTCGTGTTGGAGGAGTTGAAATACCTAACAACAAAAGGATTGAATACTCACTTCAGTACATTCATGGGGTTGGTCGAACTAGAGCTCGTCAAATTCTTGGTGATCTTAGTATGACTAACAAAATTACTAAAGATCTTTCTGAAGAAGAATTGATTATTATTCGTGAGGCTGTTTCCAAGTACACTATTGAAGGAGACTTG AGGCGTTTCAATGCTCTTAATATTAGGAGATTGAAGGAAATTCAGTGTTATAGAGGAGTAAGACATATTCAAGGATTGCCTTGCAGAGGACAACGTACAAAGAACAATTGCAGGACTCTAAAGGGTAAGAGAGTTGCAATTGCTGGAAAGAAGAAGGCACCACGTTAG